The genomic stretch ACAAAATGTTGCCGCCGAGGTTCAGGGCATCACCGACCGCGCCCGCAGGGCTTCCCGGCGCATGGCCGGGGCCAACCGGGCCTGGAAGGACAAGGGCCTGCGTGCGATCGCCAAGGCGCTGCTGGAGAACCAGGAACGCATCCTTGCCGCCAACGCACTGGACCTGGCCGCCGGCCGCGAGAACGGCACCTCCAAACCCATGCTGGACAGGCTGGCCCTGACCGGCCCACGCATCCAGGACCTTGCCGACGCGCTGGAAAACCTGGCCACGCTGCCCGATCCCGTGGGCAATGTGGTGCGCGGGCAGACGCTGCCCAACGGCCTGCGGATGCGCCAGGTCAACGTGCCCATGGGGGTGGTTGCCGCCATTTACGAGGCCCGCCCCAACGTCACGGTGGACATCGCAGGCCTGGCGCTTAAGAGCGGCAACGCCGTGGTTCTCCGCGGCGGCACGGCTGCGGCAAACACCAACAAGGCCCTCCTGGACATCCTGCGCGACGCCCTGGACCGGGTGGGGCTGCCCGCCGACGCCGTGCAGTCCGTGGACCAGTTCGGCCGGGCCGGCGCCAACTTGATCATGAAGGCCCGCGGCGCCGTGGATGTGCTCATTCCCCGCGGCGGCCGGGAACTCATCCAGACAGTCGTCAACAACTCATCCGTCCCCGTCATCGAAACAGGTGAGGGCAACGTCCACATCTTCATCGACGCCAGCGCGGCGGAGGAGATGAGCGTGGACATCCTGCTCAACGCCAAGACCCAGCGCCCCAGTGTCTGCAACACGGTGGAGACGCTGCTGGTGCACAAGGATGCCACGGTGCTGCCCGCAGTCCTCTCGGCCCTGGCCAAGGCGGGCGTCCGGCTGCACGTCGACGAGCGCGTCCAGGCTGTCCTGCCGGCCGGCATCACCGCCGAGCCCGCCACGGACGAGGACTGGGCCACCGAGTACATGGACCTCGACCTGGCCGTGAAGATGGTGGACACCATGGATGAAGCCGTCAAGCACATCCGCACCTGGAGCACCGGGCACACGGAAGCCATCCTCACCAACGACCTCGCCAACGCGGAAAAGTTCGTTGCCGTGGTGGATTCGGCCGCCGTCATTGTGAATGCGAGCACACGCTTTACCGACGGCGGCGAGCTCGGCCTGGGTGCCGAGGTCGGAATCTCGACGCAAAAACTGCACGCCCGCGGCCCCATGGGCCTGACCGAATTGACCACCACCAAGTGGATTGTGCAGGGTGAAGGTCAGGTCCGGAGCTGACCGCCGGCACCGGCACACGGGCCCCGCAGCAGCCGCCGCCCGGGTGCCGGTTTATGCTGCATGTGGTGCAGTCGCTGCGTGCCGGTGTGCCGGTGCGGGCAGATACCACGTACCATTAGAGGGAATTCACGTAACAATTCGCTGTGCGGCGGCACCACCGCTGCCCGGCCACCAACCCAAGGGGAGAAATAATGCTGACCCAGCTTGCCGGCGTCGTCCTGGCCGCCGCAGAAGAACACGAAGCCGCGCCGCTCATTGCGCCGCCGTTCGTCATTGGCGGCATCATGCTCGCCACCCTGCTGCTGCTGATGGTTGTGACGGTGTCGTTCATGAACCTGGGCAACCGCCACGCGGCAGTCGAGGCCACGGATGATCCGCACCGCCAGCACACGAACAAGCACCTCCACCCCACAGATTCGGCGTCCTCCAATCACTAAGGGCATGCCCCGGGTATCTGCGCTTGCGGGTACCCGGGACCGTCTCCGCATTGGAGTCATGGGCGGGACGTTTGATCCGATCCACCATGGTCACCTTGTCGCAGCCAGCGAGGTTGCGAGCGTTTTCAAGCTGGATGAAGTCATTTTCGTGCCCACCGGCGAACCGTGGCAGAAGGCCAAGAACAAGGTCAGCGCGGCCGAACACCGCTACCTGATGACAGTCATTGCCACGGCGGCCAACCCGCAGTTCACGGTCAGCCGCGTGGACATTGACCGGCCCGGTCCCACCTTCACGATCGACACCCTGCGCGACCTGCGCGAAATGCGCCCCGATGCGGAACTGTTCTTCATCACCGGCGCCGACGCCCTTGCGCAGATCATGTCGTGGAAGGACAGCGACGAGCTGTGGGAACTGGCGCACTTTGTGGGAGTGACCCGCCCGGGCCATGTTCTCGATGACATGGGCCGCAGCGACGTCAGCCTCCTGGAAGTTCCTGCCATGGCCATCTCTTCCACGGACTGCCGCCAAAGGGTTGGCGCACAAAACCCGGTCTGGTACCTGGTCCCGGACGGCGTGGTGCAGTACAT from Arthrobacter stackebrandtii encodes the following:
- the nadD gene encoding nicotinate-nucleotide adenylyltransferase, with the translated sequence MPRVSALAGTRDRLRIGVMGGTFDPIHHGHLVAASEVASVFKLDEVIFVPTGEPWQKAKNKVSAAEHRYLMTVIATAANPQFTVSRVDIDRPGPTFTIDTLRDLREMRPDAELFFITGADALAQIMSWKDSDELWELAHFVGVTRPGHVLDDMGRSDVSLLEVPAMAISSTDCRQRVGAQNPVWYLVPDGVVQYIAKYGLYMDPATDHDAGTVPVTSRTE
- a CDS encoding glutamate-5-semialdehyde dehydrogenase; translated protein: MTEQIVEQNVAAEVQGITDRARRASRRMAGANRAWKDKGLRAIAKALLENQERILAANALDLAAGRENGTSKPMLDRLALTGPRIQDLADALENLATLPDPVGNVVRGQTLPNGLRMRQVNVPMGVVAAIYEARPNVTVDIAGLALKSGNAVVLRGGTAAANTNKALLDILRDALDRVGLPADAVQSVDQFGRAGANLIMKARGAVDVLIPRGGRELIQTVVNNSSVPVIETGEGNVHIFIDASAAEEMSVDILLNAKTQRPSVCNTVETLLVHKDATVLPAVLSALAKAGVRLHVDERVQAVLPAGITAEPATDEDWATEYMDLDLAVKMVDTMDEAVKHIRTWSTGHTEAILTNDLANAEKFVAVVDSAAVIVNASTRFTDGGELGLGAEVGISTQKLHARGPMGLTELTTTKWIVQGEGQVRS